In one Janibacter cremeus genomic region, the following are encoded:
- a CDS encoding holo-ACP synthase, with protein MIVGVGIDVVDMVRLGARLERTPGLRERVFTERERDLPLRSLAARFAAKEATGKALCTPGDLPWQEAEVTKGEHGEPVLVVTGAVAARAELLGVTRLHISLSHDGGIATAIVIAESADSP; from the coding sequence GTGATCGTCGGGGTGGGGATCGACGTCGTCGACATGGTGCGTCTCGGCGCCCGTCTCGAGCGGACGCCGGGCCTGCGCGAGCGTGTCTTCACCGAGCGTGAGCGCGACCTGCCGCTGCGCTCCCTCGCGGCGCGGTTCGCCGCCAAGGAGGCGACCGGCAAGGCGCTGTGCACACCGGGCGACCTGCCGTGGCAGGAGGCGGAGGTGACGAAGGGGGAGCACGGCGAACCGGTCCTCGTGGTCACCGGGGCGGTCGCGGCCCGTGCCGAGCTGCTCGGCGTCACCCGCCTGCACATCTCCCTCAGTCACGACGGCGGCATCGCCACCGCGATCGTCATCGCCGAGTCCGCCGACTCGCCCTGA
- the glmS gene encoding glutamine--fructose-6-phosphate transaminase (isomerizing): MCGIVGYVGPDAGARSLDVVMEGLSRLEYRGYDSAGIALVTGDTVFAEKRAGKLANLRAALESEAIPVSATAIGHTRWATHGGPTDENAHPHRGGQDGKIAVVHNGIVENFHALKGELLEQGVSFTSETDTEVAAHMLAAAFTETGDLTEAMRRVVNRLEGAFTLLAVHADQPDVVVAARRNSPLVVGLGEGENFLGSDVAAFIGYTKQAVELEQDQIVTITPDDYSVINFDGTDGAGRPYEVTWDAAAAEKDGFDTFMEKEIHDQPKAVGDTLLGRTDAEGRLVLDEVRIDEEKLRAIDRITIVACGTAAYAGTVAKYAIEHWTRIPVEVALAHEFRYCDPIVDERTLVVSISQSGETADTAMAVRHARSLGALTVSVCNTHGATIPRESDAVLYTHAGPEIAVASTKAFLAQITACYVLGLYLAQLRGETFADDARSVMAELHTVPDKIAELLTTMDRVEEIARFMSDTRAVLFLGRHVGFPIAMEGALKLKELAYIHAEGFAAGELKHGPIALIEPGQPVFIIVPGPDTPNDLHKKVVSNIQEIRARGARTIVIAQEGDEEVTPFADEVIRVPHTSPLLQPLLTVVPLQVFALHLSTAKGLDVDQPRNLAKSVTVE; the protein is encoded by the coding sequence ATGTGTGGAATCGTTGGATACGTCGGCCCGGACGCGGGGGCCCGCTCCCTGGACGTCGTGATGGAGGGCCTCTCGCGGCTCGAGTACCGCGGGTACGACTCCGCAGGCATCGCCCTGGTCACGGGGGACACGGTCTTCGCGGAGAAGCGCGCCGGCAAGCTCGCCAACCTGCGCGCGGCCCTGGAGTCGGAGGCGATCCCGGTGTCCGCGACGGCCATCGGTCACACCCGCTGGGCCACCCACGGTGGTCCGACGGACGAGAACGCCCACCCGCACCGCGGCGGGCAGGACGGGAAGATCGCGGTCGTCCACAACGGCATCGTCGAGAACTTCCACGCGCTCAAGGGCGAGCTGCTCGAGCAGGGCGTGTCCTTCACCTCCGAGACCGACACCGAGGTCGCCGCCCACATGCTGGCGGCCGCGTTCACCGAGACCGGTGACCTCACCGAGGCGATGCGCCGGGTGGTCAACCGACTCGAGGGTGCCTTCACCCTCCTGGCGGTGCACGCCGACCAGCCCGACGTCGTCGTGGCGGCCCGTCGCAACAGCCCGCTCGTCGTCGGCCTCGGTGAGGGGGAGAACTTCCTCGGCTCCGACGTGGCGGCCTTCATCGGCTACACCAAGCAGGCCGTCGAGCTGGAGCAGGACCAGATCGTCACGATCACCCCGGACGACTACTCGGTGATCAACTTCGACGGGACCGACGGCGCGGGACGCCCCTACGAGGTGACCTGGGATGCAGCCGCTGCGGAGAAGGACGGCTTCGACACCTTCATGGAGAAGGAGATCCACGACCAGCCGAAGGCGGTCGGGGACACGCTGCTCGGTCGCACCGACGCCGAGGGCCGGCTCGTTCTCGACGAGGTGCGCATCGACGAGGAGAAGCTCCGGGCGATCGACCGCATCACGATCGTCGCCTGCGGGACGGCCGCCTACGCAGGCACGGTCGCCAAGTACGCCATCGAGCACTGGACCCGGATCCCGGTCGAGGTCGCCCTCGCGCACGAGTTCCGCTACTGCGACCCGATCGTCGACGAGCGCACCCTCGTGGTCTCGATCAGCCAGTCCGGTGAGACCGCCGACACCGCGATGGCGGTGCGCCACGCCCGCTCCCTCGGTGCGCTCACGGTCTCGGTCTGCAACACCCACGGTGCGACGATCCCGCGCGAGTCGGACGCCGTCCTCTACACCCACGCGGGGCCGGAGATCGCGGTCGCCTCGACCAAGGCCTTCCTCGCGCAGATCACCGCCTGCTACGTGCTGGGCCTCTACCTCGCGCAGCTGCGCGGCGAGACCTTCGCCGACGACGCCAGGTCGGTCATGGCGGAGCTGCACACGGTCCCGGACAAGATCGCCGAGCTGCTGACGACGATGGACCGGGTCGAGGAGATCGCCCGCTTCATGTCCGACACCCGCGCGGTGCTCTTCCTCGGGCGCCACGTCGGCTTCCCGATCGCGATGGAGGGAGCCCTGAAGCTCAAGGAGCTCGCCTACATCCACGCCGAGGGCTTCGCCGCCGGCGAGCTCAAGCACGGTCCCATCGCGCTCATCGAGCCCGGCCAGCCGGTCTTCATCATCGTGCCCGGGCCGGACACGCCGAACGACCTGCACAAGAAGGTCGTCTCCAACATCCAGGAGATCCGCGCCCGCGGCGCCCGCACCATCGTCATCGCCCAGGAGGGCGACGAGGAGGTCACCCCCTTCGCCGACGAGGTGATCCGGGTGCCGCACACCTCGCCGCTGCTCCAGCCGCTCCTGACCGTCGTGCCGCTGCAGGTCTTCGCCCTGCACCTGTCCACGGCGAAGGGTCTCGACGTCGACCAGCCGCGCAACCTCGCCAAGTCCGTCACCGTCGAGTGA